The DNA segment AAAAGTCCAGCGTTAGCTGAGACCCCTGCAAAGAAGAATTCGGAGCTTGAGAAGGATACAGTGGTGAGAAGGATTTTGGgtgatgattttaatgaaattgatTTCATCAGTGTTTCTCCTGCAAAGATTACTAAGGATGCTAAGGATGGTAAGGATGCCAACGTTCCAGCCTATGGACGCGGCTTACGGGgcaaggccaagcgtactgtTACTGTAAAGGATGAGGCTATCGAGGATAAGAAAAAAGCACAGCGGGCAGAGGCTGCGttgaagaggaaggagaagcaagaggctaagaaaaaagagaacgaggagaagaaacagaagagaaaagcggctgagttacaaaagaaacaagaggctgggttacagaagaaaaagaaggaagaCGAGGCTGAGTTACcgaaaaaaagaaggaaaaagaggctgagttaccgaagaagaagaaagaagaagaggctgAGTTACAGCGGTCTGAGGAATGTGTTGTGACGAACGACGAAGTTCTTGCGGAAGATAACGCATTGGCGGCGGAGTCTGATGTCGAGCCAGCTGAATTGATTAGATCTTCCGTTATAAAGGAACTTTGGGAGAAATCAGTTAAGTTATCTCCACAAGGGTTTTCATTGACGAACCTTGATTCAGCACCAGTTTTTCCGTACATTGGAGACAATGGACAGACGACTTGCATGAGGAAGAACATTACGCCTTCATCAGCAATATACGACCCTTGCGCACCTGTTGATCCGGCGCGACTGGAAAAACTGAAGCAACACATTAAGGCAATTCCACCCAAACCACCAGCACCTAAAGATAAACCAGAAGAACCCTCAGCTGATCATGAGAGTGACTTCTACAGCATACTCATGCATGAAAGACCGTGGCCTGACAAAGAATATGGATGGGTGTTTGATAATGTAAGTCTTTATTAAGGCTGACTTATATATTCTATAAAGGctgacttatatatttaattcattatattacggctgacttattatttttctttgtctaGCATATCGCTGCGTATATGAACGTCCTCATACAAAGGTCCATGCGAGATCCCACTCCATTCTGGTCCAAGCGGATTGGTTTCATAGACCCTTGGTTGTTAAGTTCTTGGGCTTCCCTCGATTACAGGCAGTTCAGGATGAAACCTGCTTCGTTCAAGTTCAAAGACTGTGGTTATGAAGCGTTGGTAAACGGGAGATTCCCCGAAGAATTTACAACAAACTTGAAGTGGTATGCAGATGTGGATCACGTGTACGGATGTCTTCAAACCGGCGGTAATCACTGGGTGGCGTTTCACGTGGATCTGATCAAGGAGAAGATAGATTGCTACGATCCAATCTATGGAGAGTCAACACCCGAAAGTGAGCAAAAAATGCTAAATGCTTTTAGACCTCTACTGGAGATGCTTCCCTGGATGTTGAATGAGCTTATTCCTGCCGATCTCCGAAAGCATTCTAGGAAGAGGTTCGCATTCAGACGGAGGAGCAAAAGATACATTCCACAAAACAACATGTCAGGTGATTGTGGGGTTTATTCGTTGAAGTTTGTGGAGTGTCTAGCGCTTGGTGTATCTTTTGATGGCATAAACGATAGTAATATTCAAGGGTTACGGGTGAAGATGGCAGCAGATATCCTCGAGGAAGGAGGAAATGTTGGAATGAACAATTTGTTGTCAAATGAAACTGTGTTTGTTTGTGAACCTGTGTTTGTTGTTATGTTAACTATTTGACTTTGGATAACTGCTGTAATAACTCAGTCGTATCGATTAGTAATACTCAGCCAGTACTCATTGATAACTCAGTCATACCTCAAACATACCCtagaatcaaaataattaataatttttcattcgaatgttatatataaagtccaattatcaaaataattaataataactcaATGTGTGAGCATGATCTTTGTTGACTATACGAGTTTGGAATCGATTATAATCTTGAGGTATATGTTGTCTCTTACGAGTACCTAAAACTCTAGGCAGTGATATGAGGTGTGAGCATGATTCAAAACACGTAAACTGTTATTGTgttatttattatgaatttgtgaTATTTATCATATCTTGTGGTTCGTACATCATAAATCATAACCCTAAACAATCTTATTCGGAACCCAAACCCTAAAtaactaaaccctataccctaaacggCAAACAACAAATCAGCCGTAAAGGTCTTAATAACTCAGCCTGTTAGTGTAAGTTAATATTTACATATGGCGcgaaaattttagatattttatctcGCGACCTTTAATGTTCTATACTTCCCCTATATATAGCCCCCTTCTCTTGCACCTTCTCGCCTTATCTCACTAGAAAACCTAAACAATATCTCTATATCGCCTTACAAAGTTATGATTGTTCCTGGTTATTCAGAAAGGTTAGAGAACAGAGTCAATGAGATACTAAACTCTGAAAATCGTGAAAACCTTCCCGTTCTATACCCTGGCCCGGGTGTCTTGCTTGACAGCGTAATCTGGTTTAAATTTCTAAGCGATCTCTCCCTGGCCATCCCGTCGATTTTAGCAGAAGGATGGGTTCATGATTGGCCGACATGGCGCGCCATTCCCGATCATTTTAAGGAACGCTGGTTTCTTCAACTCGCTGTAAGGACAACATCTTTGAATTGTTTTTGATATTAGACATAATAACAGCACTTACATTTGGAAATTggttttttgttgtagcgcaaACGCACGTGGGCACGAAGATATAATTTTCAAGTTTGGACAAATTTTAATCTGGTGGCCAGAACGGTGTTTCGTTGTCAGATGCGCCTCTTGAAGAGGAGGTGGGCACATGGGGGTGAGAAGCCTGCGTGGATGCTAACTAGAGTTTGGCGTGATCTTGTCCACATGTTTGAAGAATTTGGTCCTGATAATTTTGGTTTTAGAAAttgatttgttgtttttgtttgtattcaGCCGTCAAGTTTTgtaaagttgtttaactcagccgttaagtttctataaagttgtttaactcagccaTTAAGTTTCTattaagttgtttaactcagccgtttagtttctataaagttgtttaactcagccgttaaggttttataaagttgtttaactcagccggAATTGTTTGCGTCAAACGTCAGTGTTTCAGTTAAGTAACTCAGCCGTAATACGAATTAAGATACTAATAACTCAGCCttatattgtaaaaatacaaagcCATAGTTAACGCTATTTTCAATGTATTATTATGGCCGCCATTACATAATCGAGACCATTATTAGAGTCCTTTATTCTCTTATTATTATACGTGCGAGAAATTCCATCGTCATTGAgaatatcgagactcattattatGTGCATGAGAAATTTCGTTTGCATTAAgaatatcgagactcattattatACGGCTGGCACGCATGTATCGGATTATTTACATAATCGaggtattgttatttttaatgtaactCAGTCAATACGTCTACGTTAACTCAGCCAAAATATAGACGCTAACACAGCCGTAATACGAATTCAACTTAAgtgtttgataaaataataaagaacctTTTGTATTTCTTGATTTGATTGAGTTATGTAATAATTAAAGTGCATCAAATGTGTGGAAAAATACGGCTCAAACCTAATATCGAGGCATTtaatagtttattaatttaaattattcctctttatttgaatttttttaaaaaaaatgattttatattactaCCACTATTGTTTTAACTTTGTCTTTCACACCAATTTCTCTTTCATTCAAAGAAAatgtcttcttcatcatctgtgTCTGGTAGCACTTACTTTCACCGCCGGCATGTGGAAAGAGGAACGCCGAAACAGTGTTGGTGTGGTGAACCCGCTGAATTATGTACATCTGTATCACGGGCTAATCCAGGAAGACTGTACTATTGCCGTCGCAAAGGATATATTaaggtttgatttttaattttattcattataCTGTCAATGTGATACTAAGAGCTGGGCATGTTGGTGAAATCAGAGACATTTATTCAAATGGGCGGACGAGTGCTTGGTAGAAGAGGTAGAAGATATGAAATCGGTGATGAGTGACATGACCAAAGGCATATCAGATCTGAGAGTAGACGTTGGTCGGTTGGAGAAAGAACTCGGTAAAGCGGAAAAGATGAAGTGTTTGATGTTTCCAGTGGTGGTTTGTGGGTTTGGTATGGCCATATTTTGGCACTATTTCTTTGCGTAGTCATGTGTTGTAATCATAATTTAGACGCAATGTTTTTAGTAACTCAGCTATTACGTTCAATGCAACTCAGCCAGTACGTTAATTAATTCATAATCAAACAATAACCCAGCCATAATACGAGTATTCGTCAGTCATAACGTTTTAATAACTCAGTTATAACGTTCACTGCAATTCAGCCGTTACGTTAATTAAGTCACTATCAAACAATAACCCAGCCATAATATGAGTATTCGTCAGTCATAATGTTTTAATAACTCAGTTATAACGTTCACTGCAACTCAGCCGTTACGTTAATTAAGTCATAATCAAACAATAACCCAGCCATTATATGAGTATTCGTCAGTCATAATAAGATAGTAACTCAGCTATAACGTTCAGTGGAAGTCAGTCATAATCAAACAATACATAACAATAACTCAACCAAAATCAACTAATATGATATAGTCAGCCATAAAAAGAGACATACATAAATTTCTGGTTCGACATACATAAGTTTAGGTTCAAAATCACTCTTCCCTTTCCGGACATACACACATTAGTGGAGTAGTTTTCCCATCTCCAACCACATTGAACACAAATAAGTCTCCTATGGCGCATCTGTTAGCACGACAGAACTTTCTCCAGCCTCTTCTGATGATTAACATGCCGTCTGCTTCGCTAAATCGCAAACTCACAGTCCATGAATTTCCCTCTTTGTTGACAAGTATTATCTCTTGGCATTGTTTGTTCAAAGCAGTACAAGTCGTAGCTCCCTCAGGAAGATACTGCAAACACAGAACGTAAAGACACAGAACAGATCAAACCATATGTTATAACTAACTAAATACTGCAAACACAGAACGTAAAGACACTGAACAGATCAAACCATATgttaataactaactaaatatgGTCTATAACTGAAAATCGACTCACAAGTTTGTCTTCTTTTAGATTCGAAGCAGTGACCTCAGCCTGAAAACAATAGTCAAATGAGAAAGAAGGAGCATCATCCGCATCGGCTTCTTCTTGATGATGTGAGGATGTGTATACTNNNNNNNNNNNNNNNNNNNNNNNNNNNNNNNNNNNNNNNNNNNNNNNNNNNNNNNNNNNNNNNNNNNNNNNNNNNNNNNNNNNNNNNNNNNNNNNNNNNNAATGTGATACTAAGAGCTGGGCATGTTGGTGAAATCAGAGACATTTATTCAAATGGGCGGACGAGTGCTTGGTGGAAGAGGTAGAAGATATGAAATCGGTGATGAGTGACATGACCAAAGGCATATCAGATCTGAGAGTAGACGTTGGTCGGTTGGAGAAAGAACTCGGTAAAGCGGAAAAGATGAAGTGTTTGATGTTTCCAGTGGTGGTTTGTGGGTTTGGTATGGCCATATTTTGGCACTATTTCTTTGCGTAGTCATGTGTTGTAATCATAATTTAGACGCAATGTTTTTAGTAACTCAGCTATTACGTTCAATGCAACTCAGCCAGTACGTTAATTAATTCATAATCAAACAATAACCCAGCCATAATACGAGTATTCGTCAGTCATAACGTTTTAATAACTCAGTTATAACGTTCACTGCAATTCAGCCGTTACGTTAATTAAGTCACTATCAAACAATAACCCAGCCATAATATGAGTATTCGTCAGTCATAATGTTTTAATAACTCAGTTATAACGTTCACTGCATCTCAGCCGTTACGTTAATTAAGTCATAATCAAACAATAACCCAGCCATTATATGAGTATTCGTCAGTCATAATAAGATAGTAACTCAGCTATAACGTTCAGTGGAAGTCAGTCATAATCAAACAATAACATAAACAATAACTCAACCATAATATGAATATTAGTCAGCCATAAAAAGAGACATACATAAATTTCTGGTTCGACATACATAAGTTTAGGTTCAAAATCACTCTTCCCTTTCCGGACATACACACATTAGTGGAGTAGTTTTCCCATCTCCAACCACATTGAACACAAATAAGTCTCCTATGGCGCATCTGTTAGCACGACAGAACTTTCTCCAGCCTCTTCTGATGTAATACATGCCGTCTGCTTCGCTAAATCGCAAACTCACAGTCCATGAATTTCCCTCTTTGTTGACAAGTATTATCTCTTGGCATTGTTTGTTCAAAGCAGTACAAGTCGTAGCTCCCTCAGGAAGATACTGCAAACACAGAACGTAAAGACACAGAACAGATCAAACCATATgttaataactaactaaatactGCAAACACAGAACGTAAAGACACTGAACAGATCAAACCATATgttaataactaactaaatatgGTCTATAACTGAAAATCGACTCACAAGTTTGTCTTCTTTTAGATTCGAAGCAGTGACCTCAGCCTGAAAACAATAGTCAAATGAGAAAGAAGGAGCATCATCCGCATCGGCTTCTTCCTTGATGATGTGAGGATGTGTATACTGAATCTCACAACAGCTAGGACCAAATGGTGTGACATGAAACACCATATCTCCTTCGTgtttgaagatgacaatgtcACCGATTTGAAGGTCATGTGCTGTGGTGAAATCTTTCCAACCTCCGGTGAGTCTCCTGCCTTCTTGTATCACTTCCCAAGTTTGATCTGTAGCGTCCGATCTTAGTTTCCATGTTTTCCGGTTTGTCTTCCCTTCTATGTGCTGTGAGAAGAAGCCAAGTGGTATTGTCTGCAGGTCAGAAAAGCCAAAGTTAAGCAAACTCTAAAATAGGAACATATACACATGAGAAATAGAGAGTGTGTGTCTACCACGCCACTGTGGAAATCGGGAAGCAGAGGCTTCAAGAAATGAGGTTTGTGCGAATTAGGCATCTGCAAACAAGAAAAGAATGGGAAGAAAACATCATCGAACCTAAGCTGAATCCACAAATCTGCAAAAGAGAGGCTTCGGTTTTACCTTCGTATCGAGACGCTTCGAAATCGCCTGTCGTcgagagcttttctttttttttcgcgTTGGGacgaaaatgatttttttttttcttgtgtaaAGTAAATAATGCCGGAAaatataactcagccgtaacattgttaataattaataatgccGAAGAATAAAACTCAGCCGTAACattgttaataatta comes from the Brassica rapa cultivar Chiifu-401-42 chromosome A01, CAAS_Brap_v3.01, whole genome shotgun sequence genome and includes:
- the LOC117126703 gene encoding uncharacterized protein LOC117126703, whose protein sequence is MRKNITPSSAIYDPCAPVDPARLEKLKQHIKAIPPKPPAPKDKPEEPSADHESDFYSILMHERPWPDKEYGWVFDNHIAAYMNVLIQRSMRDPTPFWSKRIGFIDPWLLSSWASLDYRQFRMKPASFKFKDCGYEALVNGRFPEEFTTNLKWYADVDHVYGCLQTGGNHWVAFHVDLIKEKIDCYDPIYGESTPESEQKMLNAFRPLLEMLPWMLNELIPADLRKHSRKRFAFRRRSKRYIPQNNMSGDCGVYSLKFVECLALGVSFDGINDSNIQGLRVKMAADILEEGGNVGMNNLLSNETVFVCEPVFVVMLTI
- the LOC103849575 gene encoding uncharacterized protein At4g04775-like, with product MSSSSSVSGSTYFHRRHVERGTPKQCWCGEPAELCTSVSRANPGRLYYCRRKGYIKRHLFKWADECLVEEVEDMKSVMSDMTKGISDLRVDVGRLEKELGKAEKMKCLMFPVVVCGFGMAIFWHYFFA
- the LOC117126704 gene encoding B3 domain-containing protein REM12-like, with the protein product MAIPNPQTTTGNIKHFIFSALPSSFSNRPTSTLRSDMPLVMSLITDFISSTSSTKHSSAHLNKLYTSSHHQEEADADDAPSFSFDYCFQAEVTASNLKEDKLYLPEGATTCTALNKQCQEIILVNKEGNSWTVSLRFSEADGMLIIRRGWRKFCRANRCAIGDLFVFNVVGDGKTTPLMCVCPEREE
- the LOC117133477 gene encoding B3 domain-containing protein REM7-like isoform X1, with protein sequence MLRLSYIFRHYLLYTRKKKIIFVPTRKKKKSSRRQAISKRLDTKMPNSHKPHFLKPLLPDFHSGVTIPLGFFSQHIEGKTNRKTWKLRSDATDQTWEVIQEGRRLTGGWKDFTTAHDLQIGDIVIFKHEGDMVFHVTPFGPSCCEIQYTHPHIIKEEADADDAPSFSFDYCFQAEVTASNLKEDKLYLPEGATTCTALNKQCQEIILVNKEGNSWTVSLRFSEADGMYYIRRGWRKFCRANRCAIGDLFVFNVVGDGKTTPLMCVCPEREE
- the LOC117133477 gene encoding B3 domain-containing protein REM10-like isoform X2, translating into MPNSHKPHFLKPLLPDFHSGVTIPLGFFSQHIEGKTNRKTWKLRSDATDQTWEVIQEGRRLTGGWKDFTTAHDLQIGDIVIFKHEGDMVFHVTPFGPSCCEIQYTHPHIIKEEADADDAPSFSFDYCFQAEVTASNLKEDKLYLPEGATTCTALNKQCQEIILVNKEGNSWTVSLRFSEADGMYYIRRGWRKFCRANRCAIGDLFVFNVVGDGKTTPLMCVCPEREE